Proteins encoded in a region of the Sulfurimonas marina genome:
- the pgeF gene encoding peptidoglycan editing factor PgeF → MKLNQKPLLIFSDKCDGNIAFHVGDKIDNVIANHKALASKHNYNHTDLVHMKQIHSDIVHVITEEDDFNNPPTCDALITDKKHTPLMVMVADCSPIVFYDPNKNVIAVAHSGREGTFQNITKNVLESFVNKYNSKIDDIDVIVGPAIGVCCYEVGKEIADEAQGLGLSFAIEEKNGSYYLNIPAILKKQFEELGIKNYTISDKCTCCNTDKYYSYRGEGQTGRFSAVVELR, encoded by the coding sequence ATGAAATTAAATCAAAAGCCTTTATTAATCTTTAGTGATAAGTGTGATGGCAATATCGCATTTCATGTCGGAGATAAAATAGACAATGTTATAGCCAACCATAAAGCCTTGGCATCTAAACATAACTATAATCATACAGACCTTGTCCATATGAAACAGATCCATTCTGATATTGTTCATGTAATTACAGAAGAAGATGATTTTAATAACCCTCCCACATGTGATGCATTAATTACAGATAAAAAGCATACTCCTTTAATGGTGATGGTAGCAGATTGCAGCCCTATTGTTTTTTACGATCCAAACAAAAATGTGATCGCAGTTGCCCATTCAGGTAGGGAGGGTACATTCCAAAATATTACAAAAAATGTGCTTGAAAGTTTTGTGAACAAATATAACTCAAAAATTGATGATATCGACGTTATTGTAGGCCCCGCTATAGGAGTCTGTTGTTATGAGGTCGGCAAAGAGATTGCAGATGAGGCACAAGGGCTTGGGCTTTCATTTGCGATCGAAGAAAAAAACGGCAGTTATTATCTTAATATCCCTGCTATTTTGAAAAAACAGTTTGAAGAGTTAGGGATTAAAAACTATACTATATCAGATAAGTGTACCTGTTGCAATACAGATAAATACTACTCTTATAGAGGGGAAGGACAAACTGGACGTTTTAGTGCAGTGGTAGAGTTACGATAA
- the dxs gene encoding 1-deoxy-D-xylulose-5-phosphate synthase: MNIKEKSVEELEALCGDIREEILRVVSKNGGHLSSTLGATELIIAMHKVFDSKKDPFIFDVSHQAYAHKLVTGRWEAFDSLRTFGGLSGYTKPSESDDDYFVAGHSSTSISLGVGAAKAIALKNEQDERVPVVMIGDGSMTAGMVYEALNELGDRKYPMVIILNDNEMSIAKPIGAMSRMLSSAMASPFYQRFKKHTENFVDNFGDGARYIAKRMEESLKLVTPGIMFEEMGIDYIGPVDGHNLSQLIDIFQTAKKLKKPVIIHAQTLKGKGYEIAEGQEEKWHGVGPFDISSGNSAKKSSAKSATQIYTEALMDLADKDEKVVGVTAAMPSGTGLTPLMEKYPERFWDVAIAEQHAVTSASALAKEGFKPFCTIYSTFLQRAYDQVIHDTCLMDLPVVFTLDRAGIVGEDGETHQGAFDISYLRAIPNMTLLAPRDEKSFHQAMGFAHQYQHPCSIRYPRGAFIASEELPESQPFELAKSQLLQASEGDILFIGYGNGVGRAAQTAKLLEKNVALLDLRFVKPLDEVMLKNLASKHKKWFIFSDSAKMGGVGSAISEFLTKEFISDVQVVSFEYEDKFITHGNTKLVEESLGLLPEQLVKKVQELS, translated from the coding sequence ATGAACATTAAAGAAAAAAGCGTCGAAGAGCTGGAGGCTCTTTGTGGTGATATAAGAGAAGAGATATTAAGAGTTGTAAGTAAAAATGGGGGTCATTTAAGCTCAACACTTGGTGCAACTGAACTTATTATCGCTATGCATAAAGTATTTGACAGTAAAAAAGATCCATTTATTTTTGATGTATCGCATCAAGCGTATGCGCACAAACTAGTAACGGGAAGATGGGAAGCATTTGATTCTCTAAGAACTTTCGGCGGTCTTAGCGGCTATACAAAACCGAGTGAAAGTGATGATGATTACTTTGTAGCCGGACATAGTTCTACATCAATCTCTTTAGGTGTAGGTGCTGCAAAAGCGATAGCACTTAAAAATGAGCAGGATGAGCGTGTCCCTGTAGTTATGATCGGTGACGGGTCGATGACTGCGGGAATGGTGTATGAAGCACTGAATGAACTCGGTGATCGCAAATACCCGATGGTGATTATATTAAACGACAATGAGATGTCTATTGCAAAACCAATTGGAGCTATGAGTAGAATGCTAAGTTCTGCGATGGCAAGCCCGTTTTATCAGAGATTTAAAAAGCATACAGAAAATTTTGTAGATAATTTCGGTGATGGTGCCCGCTATATCGCCAAACGTATGGAAGAGTCGTTAAAACTTGTAACTCCGGGAATTATGTTTGAAGAGATGGGAATAGATTATATCGGTCCGGTTGACGGGCATAACCTTTCTCAGCTTATAGATATTTTCCAAACGGCAAAAAAACTGAAAAAACCTGTGATTATCCATGCACAAACTCTTAAAGGGAAGGGCTATGAAATAGCTGAAGGACAAGAGGAAAAATGGCATGGAGTAGGGCCATTTGATATAAGCAGCGGAAACAGTGCAAAGAAATCTTCTGCAAAATCAGCAACACAGATCTACACTGAAGCGTTAATGGATTTAGCCGATAAAGATGAAAAGGTTGTAGGAGTTACTGCCGCTATGCCGAGTGGAACAGGTTTAACACCTTTAATGGAGAAATACCCTGAACGTTTTTGGGATGTTGCAATTGCTGAACAACATGCCGTAACATCAGCATCAGCTCTTGCAAAAGAGGGGTTTAAACCTTTTTGTACGATCTATTCAACATTCCTGCAGCGTGCATATGATCAGGTGATTCACGATACTTGTTTAATGGACCTCCCAGTTGTATTTACACTCGATCGTGCAGGGATTGTAGGTGAAGACGGCGAAACACACCAAGGTGCGTTTGATATCTCTTATTTAAGAGCTATTCCAAATATGACCCTTTTAGCTCCAAGAGATGAAAAAAGTTTTCATCAGGCTATGGGATTTGCACATCAGTACCAGCATCCATGTTCTATCCGTTATCCAAGAGGTGCGTTTATAGCCTCTGAAGAGTTACCGGAATCACAACCTTTCGAGTTGGCAAAATCTCAACTTTTACAAGCGAGTGAAGGGGATATTCTTTTTATCGGTTACGGTAACGGTGTGGGACGTGCGGCACAAACTGCTAAGCTTTTAGAAAAAAATGTAGCGCTTTTAGACCTTCGTTTCGTAAAACCTTTAGATGAGGTGATGTTAAAAAATCTGGCATCAAAACATAAAAAATGGTTTATCTTTTCAGACAGTGCAAAAATGGGTGGGGTTGGCAGTGCAATTTCGGAGTTTTTAACAAAAGAGTTTATTAGTGATGTGCAAGTTGTGAGCTTTGAGTATGAAGATAAGTTTATTACTCACGGAAATACAAAGCTTGTTGAAGAGTCTTTAGGCCTACTCCCTGAGCAACTTGTAAAAAAAGTGCAGGAGTTATCGTAA
- the ovoA gene encoding 5-histidylcysteine sulfoxide synthase: MSKLSLFPPTLEGKSVEEKRQEIKKYFNNSFDLFEKLFELLKDDDVFYKKSEPTRHPMIFYFGHTATFFINKLLLMKIITQRINPEFESLFAIGVDEMSWDDMDQSNYSWPEVKEVREYRNQVRTLVNSLIDTLEFSLPITQESPMWIILMGIEHERIHIETSSVLHRQMPIEFIKEVESFSLCEYAAKNIKNEMITIEASYVELGKSKTHNLYGWDNEYGGYSEDIKEFQVSKYLVSNGEFLEFVQSNGYEKEEFWSDEGKEFLKRSGAKHPHFWIQTEKGFNYRTLSRVIPLPLNWPVDVNALAAEAFCNFKSQLEGKNYTLPSEAEYMAIYNQSNLKDVPELHESSANINFYHYASSCPVDQFSFSLKNGSVIYDLIGNVWQWSRTPIRGFEGFEPHTAYDDFSTPTFDEKHALILGSSFASTGNLIMKHSRYAFRRHFFQHAGFRYVISQNKEDDENIYETDELVSQYCEFQYGKSHFGVENFAIACAKVAQKYAINKEKALDLGCATGRATFELAKYFNEVEGIDFSVRFVGVGTKLQEDGKISFQVKQEGEIVEEKTLTIEELGYETLKEKVSFWQGDACNLKPRFEGYDLILATNLIDRLYNPKLFLEDVPKRLNKDGILIITSPYTWQEESTQKELWLGGYYDEQGKEVSTLESLKQILKDQFELVGVEDLEFVIPETKRKYQHTISEASIWRKI; this comes from the coding sequence GTGAGTAAACTTAGTTTATTTCCCCCGACTTTAGAGGGGAAGAGTGTAGAAGAAAAGCGGCAAGAGATAAAAAAATATTTTAATAACAGTTTTGACCTTTTTGAAAAACTGTTTGAACTTTTAAAAGATGATGATGTATTTTATAAAAAGTCAGAACCTACTCGTCATCCTATGATCTTTTATTTTGGACATACTGCTACTTTTTTTATTAATAAACTTCTATTGATGAAAATTATTACACAGCGGATAAATCCTGAATTTGAATCTCTGTTTGCGATAGGTGTAGATGAGATGAGTTGGGATGATATGGACCAATCCAATTATAGCTGGCCTGAAGTTAAAGAGGTAAGGGAGTATCGTAATCAAGTTCGTACATTAGTGAACTCTTTGATCGATACCCTTGAATTTTCCCTTCCTATTACCCAAGAATCACCTATGTGGATTATCTTGATGGGGATTGAACATGAGCGGATTCATATAGAAACATCTTCGGTTTTACATCGTCAAATGCCTATAGAATTTATAAAAGAGGTTGAATCTTTTTCTTTATGTGAATATGCAGCCAAGAATATAAAAAATGAGATGATTACAATAGAGGCTAGTTATGTAGAGCTCGGTAAGTCAAAAACACATAACTTATACGGTTGGGATAATGAGTATGGCGGTTACAGTGAAGATATAAAAGAGTTTCAGGTTTCAAAGTATTTAGTAAGTAACGGTGAGTTTCTGGAGTTTGTTCAGAGCAATGGGTATGAGAAAGAGGAGTTTTGGAGTGATGAGGGCAAAGAGTTTTTAAAACGCAGCGGTGCAAAACATCCCCACTTTTGGATTCAAACAGAGAAAGGATTTAACTACAGAACCCTTAGTAGAGTTATCCCTTTACCACTAAATTGGCCAGTAGATGTAAATGCCTTAGCGGCTGAAGCATTTTGTAATTTCAAATCGCAACTAGAGGGGAAAAACTATACATTGCCGAGTGAAGCGGAATATATGGCAATCTACAATCAATCAAATCTCAAAGATGTTCCGGAGTTACATGAAAGCAGTGCAAATATTAACTTTTACCACTATGCTTCATCTTGTCCTGTCGATCAGTTTAGTTTTTCTCTTAAAAACGGCTCTGTAATTTACGATCTGATTGGGAATGTGTGGCAGTGGAGCCGTACACCGATTCGAGGTTTTGAAGGGTTTGAGCCTCACACAGCGTATGATGATTTCTCGACACCCACTTTTGATGAAAAACACGCTTTAATACTCGGTTCCTCTTTCGCAAGTACAGGAAACTTAATAATGAAACATTCCCGTTATGCATTTAGAAGACACTTTTTTCAGCATGCAGGTTTTCGTTATGTGATCTCTCAAAACAAAGAAGATGATGAAAATATTTATGAAACAGATGAACTGGTTTCTCAGTATTGTGAATTTCAATATGGAAAGAGTCACTTTGGAGTTGAAAATTTTGCGATCGCGTGTGCAAAAGTTGCTCAAAAATATGCAATAAACAAAGAAAAAGCACTTGATCTTGGCTGTGCAACAGGGCGTGCTACTTTTGAGCTTGCAAAGTATTTTAATGAAGTGGAGGGGATAGACTTCTCTGTTCGTTTTGTAGGTGTGGGTACGAAACTGCAAGAGGATGGGAAAATAAGCTTTCAAGTAAAACAAGAGGGTGAAATAGTTGAAGAGAAAACTCTAACTATTGAGGAGTTAGGCTATGAAACACTCAAAGAGAAAGTGAGTTTTTGGCAGGGTGATGCTTGTAATCTAAAACCTCGTTTTGAGGGATATGATTTAATCCTTGCAACAAATCTGATAGATAGATTGTATAATCCTAAACTTTTTTTGGAAGATGTGCCAAAAAGATTGAACAAAGATGGGATACTGATCATTACATCTCCGTATACATGGCAGGAGGAATCGACTCAAAAAGAGCTTTGGCTTGGCGGATATTACGATGAACAAGGTAAGGAAGTAAGTACGTTAGAGAGTTTGAAACAGATTTTAAAAGATCAGTTTGAACTAGTAGGAGTAGAGGATTTGGAGTTTGTGATCCCTGAAACAAAGAGAAAATATCAACATACTATTTCAGAAGCAAGTATTTGGAGAAAAATTTGA
- the fliG gene encoding flagellar motor switch protein FliG, with protein sequence MAKLTQQQQAAFDEMGMAEKIAILLLQLGEEVTAAIFSNMEVDAITEISKFIAVNKSIDRALATTVLEEFHAIFQSGQYLTTGGLEYARELLYRTLGPEEAKKVLDKLSKSMQNTQNFAYLSKIKPQQLSDFILNEHPQTIALILAHMDSTEAADTLQFFPDDLRSEVAMRMAKLGDISPSVIKRVSAVLESKLESLASYKVEVGGTRAVADIFNRLGAKSSKSTLATIEQVDEELATQIKEMMFTFEDIVTLDKNAIAEILKAIDKADLMLALKSAPEELKEKFFSAMSERAQDAFDEEMQFMGAVKMKDVEAAQRKIVEAVNQLAEAGTIQMGSTEEMVE encoded by the coding sequence ATGGCAAAATTGACACAACAACAACAAGCTGCATTTGATGAAATGGGGATGGCAGAAAAGATCGCTATTTTACTTTTACAACTTGGAGAAGAGGTAACAGCGGCCATATTTTCAAATATGGAGGTAGATGCTATTACCGAGATCTCTAAGTTTATTGCGGTAAATAAGAGTATTGACAGAGCTTTGGCTACAACGGTTTTGGAAGAGTTTCATGCAATCTTTCAATCGGGTCAGTATCTTACTACCGGTGGTCTGGAATATGCGCGTGAACTGTTATATAGAACTCTTGGTCCTGAAGAGGCGAAAAAAGTTCTTGATAAACTTAGCAAGTCTATGCAAAATACACAAAACTTTGCATATCTTTCTAAAATTAAACCGCAACAGCTATCAGACTTTATTTTAAACGAGCATCCTCAGACGATTGCTCTGATACTTGCACATATGGATTCAACAGAAGCTGCCGATACATTGCAGTTCTTCCCTGATGATCTAAGAAGTGAAGTTGCTATGAGGATGGCAAAACTTGGAGATATCTCTCCATCGGTTATTAAACGTGTATCTGCCGTACTAGAATCTAAACTTGAATCACTTGCTTCATACAAAGTCGAAGTTGGTGGTACGCGTGCAGTTGCAGATATCTTTAACCGTTTAGGTGCGAAAAGTTCTAAGTCAACACTTGCAACAATTGAGCAGGTTGATGAAGAGTTAGCGACACAAATTAAAGAGATGATGTTCACGTTTGAGGATATTGTTACTTTAGATAAAAATGCAATTGCAGAGATCTTAAAAGCTATCGATAAAGCAGATCTTATGTTAGCACTCAAATCTGCTCCTGAAGAGTTAAAAGAGAAGTTCTTCTCTGCAATGAGTGAAAGAGCACAAGACGCATTTGATGAAGAGATGCAGTTTATGGGTGCTGTTAAAATGAAAGATGTTGAAGCAGCGCAGAGAAAAATTGTTGAGGCTGTTAACCAGCTTGCTGAAGCTGGTACTATCCAAATGGGTTCAACTGAAGAGATGGTTGAGTAA
- the fliH gene encoding flagellar assembly protein FliH, translating into MATVISNESIEKHNVNKYNFKVIAFGAKDEETKEEPKVSIEPQLTDEKVDSSALSDNTKDSLIESLMKKTDEMSSNFIKLQMKLEAKEEEFQAQLQKAKEDSFAEGLETGAKQAQEQLASGMQSTIELYSTSIKKLEESANEFRTSIESLKNELVLAALDIAKEVIKVEVSENSSEIAKTLSDELIKDLQGASKITLKVNPKDHSVISQHLGNIENITILSDNAISEGGVVVLSDAGNIDAQIQKRFERVKKAALSE; encoded by the coding sequence ATGGCAACGGTAATTTCAAACGAGTCTATTGAAAAACATAATGTTAACAAATACAACTTTAAGGTGATCGCTTTTGGTGCAAAAGATGAAGAGACAAAAGAGGAACCAAAAGTAAGTATTGAACCGCAGCTTACAGATGAGAAAGTTGATTCGAGTGCATTAAGTGACAATACAAAAGATTCTCTGATCGAGTCTTTGATGAAAAAAACAGATGAGATGTCTTCAAACTTTATCAAGTTACAGATGAAACTTGAGGCAAAAGAGGAGGAGTTTCAAGCTCAGCTTCAAAAAGCAAAAGAGGACTCATTTGCAGAGGGCCTTGAAACCGGTGCTAAACAAGCACAGGAACAATTGGCATCTGGTATGCAAAGTACTATAGAACTTTATTCTACATCAATCAAGAAGTTGGAAGAATCAGCTAATGAGTTTAGAACATCAATCGAATCTTTGAAAAATGAGCTTGTATTGGCAGCACTTGATATCGCAAAAGAGGTTATCAAAGTAGAGGTTTCAGAGAATTCAAGTGAGATAGCAAAAACACTTTCAGATGAGCTTATAAAAGATTTACAGGGTGCTTCTAAAATCACCTTGAAAGTAAATCCTAAAGATCATAGTGTAATATCTCAACATCTAGGAAACATAGAAAATATAACAATATTATCAGATAATGCCATAAGTGAAGGTGGTGTTGTAGTATTAAGCGATGCCGGTAATATTGATGCACAAATACAAAAAAGATTTGAAAGAGTAAAAAAAGCAGCTTTAAGTGAGTAA
- the fliF gene encoding flagellar basal-body MS-ring/collar protein FliF, with protein sequence MDFKALFSQLSVVYAKLTKQQKAIIAFAIFGIVAFLVFLVTYTSRSSGLNSYEVLFDSLSSQDAAKVIEQLEQDKIPYKLEDNNIIKVPRDVVYKERISIASLGIPKDNVVGFELFDTQEFGATQFDQDVKYLRALEGELSRTIEALAPIKNASVSLALPKETLFVSKQSKPTASVMVEFETERTLSHKQIRGIKNLVASAVPKLESSNVMVVSSNGITLGDDDEMGQMDELSVVQQRYKTKEEGKLRNKIVEVVAPFVGGKDKVVAQVTIDYDFSIQSSTSEKYDPENVVRSEQVSEEKREGMSPDVVGGVPGTVSNIGPVEGLQSNKTTEKYSKNTGTTNYEVGKTVSTTKAQFARIKRVTAAVLVDGKYKYKVDENGQFSDETEYTPLDEADLNALTSLASRSIGIDTDRGDQISVQNLQFEREARDPSATQVSEVIKFSQTYLAPFADLFKYIFVLLLLFIVYKKAIVPFADRMLEVSKEDEELERPTLDLEEDEDDDLVEKVQNMRKKVEDQLGISGTLNEDELKHEVLLEKVRVMAEDEPENVAALLQALLSEEADLPHRRQG encoded by the coding sequence ATGGACTTTAAGGCACTTTTTTCACAGTTATCGGTTGTATATGCAAAATTGACAAAGCAGCAAAAAGCTATTATTGCTTTTGCGATTTTTGGAATTGTTGCATTCTTAGTCTTTCTTGTAACATATACTTCCAGAAGTTCAGGATTAAATTCTTATGAAGTTCTGTTCGACTCTTTAAGTTCGCAAGATGCCGCAAAAGTTATTGAACAGCTTGAACAAGACAAAATCCCTTATAAACTTGAAGATAACAACATCATAAAAGTGCCTCGTGATGTTGTTTATAAAGAGAGAATATCTATAGCCTCTTTGGGAATTCCTAAAGATAATGTAGTAGGATTCGAACTTTTTGATACGCAAGAGTTCGGTGCAACTCAGTTCGACCAAGATGTTAAATATCTTCGTGCTTTAGAGGGTGAACTCTCACGTACCATTGAAGCCCTTGCACCTATTAAAAATGCAAGTGTATCTTTAGCGCTTCCAAAAGAGACACTGTTTGTTTCTAAACAATCAAAGCCTACTGCATCTGTAATGGTTGAGTTTGAAACTGAACGTACACTTTCACATAAGCAGATAAGAGGTATTAAAAATCTTGTAGCTTCTGCTGTTCCTAAACTTGAATCATCGAACGTTATGGTTGTAAGCAGTAACGGTATTACCCTGGGTGATGATGACGAGATGGGGCAGATGGATGAACTCTCAGTGGTACAACAACGCTATAAAACTAAAGAGGAGGGGAAACTTCGCAATAAGATTGTTGAAGTTGTAGCTCCTTTTGTTGGTGGAAAAGATAAAGTTGTAGCACAGGTGACAATCGATTATGATTTCTCTATACAGAGCTCTACAAGTGAGAAATATGATCCTGAAAATGTAGTTAGAAGTGAACAGGTAAGTGAAGAGAAGCGTGAGGGGATGTCACCTGACGTTGTAGGTGGAGTACCAGGAACTGTTAGTAATATCGGTCCTGTTGAGGGACTACAGTCAAATAAAACTACTGAAAAATATAGTAAAAATACAGGGACTACCAACTATGAAGTTGGAAAAACCGTAAGTACTACAAAGGCTCAGTTTGCCCGTATTAAAAGAGTTACAGCTGCTGTTTTAGTAGATGGAAAATATAAGTACAAAGTGGATGAAAACGGTCAGTTTTCAGATGAAACTGAGTATACACCACTAGATGAAGCTGATTTAAATGCACTGACTTCACTTGCGAGTCGTTCTATTGGTATCGATACCGATAGAGGTGATCAGATAAGTGTACAAAATTTACAGTTTGAAAGAGAAGCAAGAGACCCTTCTGCTACACAAGTATCGGAAGTTATCAAGTTCTCTCAAACTTACTTAGCACCGTTTGCTGATCTGTTTAAGTATATTTTTGTATTACTACTTCTATTTATTGTTTACAAAAAAGCGATTGTACCGTTTGCAGATCGTATGTTAGAGGTTTCTAAAGAGGATGAAGAGCTTGAGAGACCGACACTCGATCTTGAAGAAGATGAAGATGATGATCTCGTTGAAAAAGTACAAAATATGCGTAAGAAAGTTGAAGATCAACTTGGTATTAGCGGTACACTCAACGAAGATGAACTGAAACATGAAGTACTTCTTGAAAAAGTAAGAGTGATGGCTGAAGATGAACCTGAAAATGTTGCAGCACTTCTTCAGGCACTTTTATCGGAAGAGGCTGATCTTCCACACCGTAGACAAGGATAG
- a CDS encoding PatB family C-S lyase, which translates to MSYDFTSSADRSGSNAEKYSLREELFGTEDVLPAWVADMDIDTPDFVLESVKKRLVHPVIGYEEFPKSAFKAQIRWMKKHHGVEYDLEEMFYSHSVVASMQVVIEAFSNKGDEVIVQTPIYPPFFHAPAHMERKVVKNPLMQLEDGTYTFDLEDLKAKITDKTKLLLLSSPHNPVGRVWTKEELEALLEICRENNIIIFADEVHCDLVYEPNKHIPLASLEGAKERVITAIGVGKTFNMAGFAVSSIVVPKNLRDKFKKAYDNVHFAQGSVLSHVAFESAYNNGEEWLKELKIHLYKNYMMLSDLADRYKEYIELTPIEGTYLAWLDCRKMDLNNKVLREWFVKEAKLGLNAGLSFGKEGSGFMRLNFAVSSAKMAQIITQLQNALQRMKTR; encoded by the coding sequence TTGAGTTATGACTTTACAAGTTCCGCTGATCGAAGCGGGAGTAATGCAGAAAAATACAGTTTAAGAGAGGAACTCTTCGGTACAGAAGATGTACTTCCTGCATGGGTGGCAGATATGGATATAGATACGCCCGATTTTGTTTTAGAGAGTGTAAAAAAAAGGCTGGTTCATCCTGTAATTGGATATGAAGAGTTTCCAAAAAGTGCTTTTAAAGCACAGATAAGATGGATGAAAAAACATCACGGTGTAGAGTATGATCTAGAGGAGATGTTTTATTCCCACTCTGTGGTCGCCTCTATGCAGGTTGTGATTGAAGCTTTTTCAAACAAGGGGGATGAGGTGATCGTCCAAACACCTATATATCCTCCCTTTTTTCATGCGCCGGCACATATGGAGAGAAAAGTAGTAAAGAACCCATTAATGCAACTAGAAGATGGAACTTATACTTTTGACTTGGAAGATCTAAAAGCAAAGATTACAGACAAAACAAAACTGCTTTTACTCTCATCCCCCCATAATCCTGTTGGGCGTGTCTGGACAAAAGAGGAGCTTGAAGCACTTCTGGAAATATGTAGAGAAAACAATATTATTATATTTGCCGATGAGGTACATTGTGATCTTGTATATGAACCAAACAAACATATCCCTCTGGCTTCGTTAGAGGGTGCTAAGGAGAGAGTAATAACAGCTATAGGTGTTGGAAAAACATTTAATATGGCCGGTTTTGCAGTAAGCAGCATTGTTGTTCCAAAAAATCTTCGAGATAAGTTTAAAAAAGCGTATGACAATGTTCATTTTGCACAGGGTAGTGTTCTGAGCCACGTTGCGTTTGAGAGTGCTTACAATAACGGAGAAGAGTGGCTCAAAGAGTTGAAAATACATTTGTATAAAAACTATATGATGCTCTCAGACTTGGCTGATAGATATAAAGAGTATATTGAATTAACACCGATTGAGGGAACTTATCTTGCCTGGTTGGATTGCAGAAAAATGGATCTGAATAACAAAGTATTACGAGAATGGTTTGTAAAAGAGGCAAAACTTGGACTCAATGCAGGGCTTAGTTTTGGGAAAGAGGGGAGTGGTTTCATGCGCTTGAATTTTGCAGTTTCATCTGCTAAAATGGCGCAAATAATTACACAACTACAAAATGCTTTGCAAAGGATGAAAACAAGATGA
- the hisC gene encoding histidinol-phosphate transaminase, whose amino-acid sequence MKFNKHLESIKTYEAGKPIELVVREFGIEPKDIVKLASNENPLGCSQKVQDAVSAIVKNMALYPDDSMIKLKAGLSKRFDVEQKNIIIGSGSDQVIEFIIHAKADENTKVLVNSVTFAMYEIYAKHVGAQIIKTASQEHNLDEFYDLYKKENPSIIFLCTPNNPTGDAIDAADMMSFLEKIDEDTLVVVDGAYMEYAKYADDKKAVEPKELIEKFKNVIYLGTFSKAYGLGGMRTGYGIADELIINELYKLRPPFNITTLSLEAASVALEDEEFVNKSIALNFEQMKRYKEFANEQKLDIIESYTNFVTLCLNQNQNSTKLADDLLRRGMIVRDLAGYGMNAIRVTVGTSEQNDKFFELAKQYL is encoded by the coding sequence TTGAAATTTAATAAACATCTTGAAAGTATAAAAACTTATGAAGCTGGAAAGCCGATAGAGTTAGTTGTTCGTGAGTTTGGTATTGAACCAAAAGATATTGTAAAACTTGCATCAAATGAGAATCCGCTTGGATGTTCACAAAAAGTACAAGATGCTGTAAGTGCGATCGTAAAAAATATGGCTTTATATCCGGATGATTCTATGATCAAGTTAAAAGCAGGTCTTAGTAAAAGATTTGATGTAGAACAAAAGAATATCATCATCGGAAGCGGTAGTGATCAGGTGATTGAGTTTATTATCCATGCTAAAGCGGATGAAAATACGAAAGTTTTAGTAAACAGCGTAACATTCGCAATGTATGAGATCTATGCAAAACACGTTGGAGCACAAATAATTAAAACAGCTTCACAAGAGCATAATCTTGATGAGTTTTACGATCTTTACAAAAAAGAGAATCCGTCAATTATCTTCTTATGTACACCGAACAATCCTACCGGTGATGCTATTGATGCTGCAGATATGATGTCGTTTTTAGAAAAGATCGATGAAGATACTCTTGTAGTAGTTGACGGTGCATATATGGAATATGCAAAATACGCTGATGATAAGAAAGCTGTTGAGCCTAAAGAACTTATTGAGAAGTTTAAAAATGTTATCTATTTAGGAACTTTTTCAAAAGCTTATGGATTAGGCGGTATGCGTACAGGATACGGTATTGCAGATGAGCTTATTATCAATGAACTTTATAAGTTACGTCCACCGTTTAATATTACTACACTATCTTTGGAAGCAGCTTCGGTTGCATTAGAAGATGAAGAGTTTGTTAACAAAAGTATCGCTTTAAATTTTGAGCAGATGAAACGTTATAAAGAGTTTGCAAATGAACAAAAACTAGATATAATTGAGAGTTATACAAATTTCGTTACTTTATGTCTGAATCAGAACCAAAATTCGACAAAACTAGCAGATGATCTACTTCGTCGTGGAATGATTGTAAGGGATCTTGCAGGTTATGGAATGAATGCTATACGTGTAACAGTTGGAACAAGTGAACAAAATGATAAATTTTTTGAACTTGCAAAGCAATATTTATAG